The following proteins come from a genomic window of uncultured Fibrobacter sp.:
- the metK gene encoding methionine adenosyltransferase — MAHYLFTSESVSKGHPDKVCDQISDAILDACLAQDPNSRVACETLANTGLVVISGEISTKAVIDYQQIARKTIKSIGYVNPELAFDYKGCSVLVAVDKQSPDIAQGVDAKAAEGKEDDKQGAGDQGMMFGFAVNETKELMPLPISLAHKLMEEIQNLRESGKVKWLRPDAKSQVTVEYDENDKPVRVDTVVVSTQHDEFVNGKELKHSTIEKEIIEKLIKKVIPAKLLDKKTRFLINPTGKFVIGGPHGDCGLTGRKIIVDTYGGMGRHGGGAFSGKDPSKVDRSAAYAARYVAKNIVAAGLADRCEVQLAYAIGYSKPVSVLVNTFKTGKIDDRKIEEIVKKTFDLSPAGIVKMLDLKKPGYQATAALGHFGRTGARFTWEKTDKAAALKKLAKV; from the coding sequence ATGGCACATTATCTCTTTACTTCTGAATCGGTGTCAAAGGGACACCCCGACAAAGTTTGCGACCAGATCTCGGATGCAATTCTCGACGCCTGCCTCGCCCAGGACCCGAACAGCCGTGTGGCTTGCGAAACGCTCGCCAACACTGGCCTCGTCGTGATTTCCGGTGAAATTTCTACGAAAGCCGTTATCGATTACCAACAAATTGCACGCAAGACAATCAAGAGTATTGGCTATGTGAACCCGGAACTTGCTTTTGATTATAAGGGCTGCTCCGTGCTCGTTGCAGTGGACAAGCAGTCTCCCGATATTGCTCAGGGTGTTGACGCCAAGGCCGCCGAAGGCAAAGAAGATGACAAGCAGGGCGCAGGAGATCAGGGCATGATGTTCGGTTTCGCAGTAAATGAAACCAAGGAACTGATGCCGCTTCCGATTAGCCTTGCTCACAAGCTCATGGAAGAAATCCAGAACCTCCGCGAATCCGGCAAAGTCAAGTGGCTCCGCCCCGATGCAAAATCTCAGGTGACTGTCGAATACGACGAAAACGACAAGCCCGTACGCGTCGATACCGTGGTGGTCAGCACCCAGCACGATGAATTCGTGAACGGCAAGGAACTCAAGCATTCTACCATCGAAAAGGAAATCATCGAAAAGCTTATCAAGAAGGTGATTCCCGCAAAGCTTTTGGACAAGAAGACTCGCTTCCTCATCAATCCGACGGGTAAATTCGTGATTGGTGGCCCGCACGGTGACTGCGGCCTGACGGGTCGTAAGATTATTGTGGATACCTACGGCGGCATGGGCCGTCACGGTGGTGGTGCATTCAGCGGAAAGGACCCCTCCAAGGTGGACCGCAGCGCCGCTTACGCCGCACGCTATGTGGCTAAGAATATCGTTGCCGCAGGCCTTGCAGACCGTTGCGAAGTGCAGCTCGCTTACGCCATCGGTTATTCCAAGCCGGTGTCTGTGCTGGTGAATACGTTCAAGACCGGCAAGATTGATGATCGCAAGATTGAAGAAATCGTGAAGAAGACCTTCGACCTTTCTCCGGCCGGCATCGTGAAGATGCTCGACTTGAAGAAGCCCGGTTACCAGGCTACCGCAGCGCTTGGCCATTTCGGCCGCACCGGCGCCCGCTTCACCTGGGAAAAGACGGACAAGGCTGCTGCTTTAAAAAAGCTCGCAAAGGTCTAA
- a CDS encoding 50S ribosomal protein L11 methyltransferase, with protein sequence MSILVDVKKYLALEEAPKHVQDYLSVAVTDHAYLPKTEDITSDWVAYIAAPAFKLIRENLRHDVEAFASIGTGSGIDVLTGIELLGAKRVGFTDLQKSVVDAAAENIKKNLKDADSVKLEFGAGDLLQPLENGKRRYDVIYENLPNVPLTDNTKIEDKRNSGHYLEKRVEVIPEFVHEQMLDLHYLALKQARDYLADKGAVYSTLGGRVPLSAFIKLGELAGLSSEIFTYSWKVQAEPEDVISGYAAQEKAGLGPFRFYRASDLQKAFANISVKESGKNAFEIEKSLESSKLTAKEAYEAFLKGEVIGHTVAVLKSSLK encoded by the coding sequence ATGAGTATTTTAGTCGACGTTAAAAAGTATCTGGCTTTAGAAGAAGCTCCGAAACATGTTCAAGATTATCTTTCCGTGGCTGTAACGGATCACGCCTATTTGCCAAAGACCGAAGATATTACTAGCGATTGGGTGGCTTACATCGCGGCACCTGCATTCAAGCTGATCCGCGAGAACCTGCGGCACGATGTGGAAGCGTTCGCTTCAATCGGTACGGGTTCCGGCATCGATGTCCTGACGGGTATAGAACTCTTGGGGGCCAAGCGCGTAGGCTTTACCGACTTGCAGAAAAGCGTAGTAGATGCCGCCGCCGAGAACATCAAGAAGAATTTGAAGGATGCAGATTCAGTGAAACTTGAATTTGGTGCGGGCGATCTTCTGCAACCTCTTGAAAATGGCAAGCGCCGTTACGACGTGATTTACGAGAACCTGCCCAATGTTCCGCTAACAGATAACACCAAGATTGAAGACAAACGAAACAGCGGCCATTACCTGGAAAAGCGCGTCGAAGTGATTCCGGAATTTGTGCATGAACAGATGCTGGATTTGCATTACTTAGCGCTCAAGCAGGCCCGCGATTACTTGGCCGACAAGGGTGCCGTCTATTCGACACTCGGTGGCCGCGTACCGCTCAGTGCATTTATCAAGCTCGGCGAATTGGCTGGCCTTTCTTCTGAAATCTTTACTTATTCCTGGAAGGTGCAGGCGGAACCCGAAGACGTGATTTCGGGCTACGCCGCTCAAGAAAAGGCGGGGCTCGGGCCGTTCCGATTCTACCGCGCAAGCGACTTGCAAAAAGCATTCGCCAACATTTCGGTGAAGGAATCCGGCAAGAACGCTTTCGAAATCGAGAAGTCGCTGGAATCTTCGAAACTTACCGCTAAAGAAGCTTACGAAGCATTCCTAAAGGGCGAAGTGATCGGCCATACGGTTGCCGTACTGAAATCAAGCTTGAAGTAA
- a CDS encoding dimethylsulfonioproprionate lyase family protein, with amino-acid sequence MQDFIAHLIEESKRFLNERAQIDDDIGQEAAKFVAREIPAPSGTFEKSDSPLIRWIEEAIQFGSPETERVLNALKPALPFLPWKYNYEPRPDMPDLGNQMGWGEILGPEAPFHDDHFCYGFTLLGKNTFYPAHYHPATELYVVLSGHAEWTLDGVSKVRNPGEFILHPSNHVHSMQTKDEPLLALYTWSGEDVVTLSKYV; translated from the coding sequence ATGCAAGATTTTATCGCCCATTTAATTGAAGAATCGAAACGCTTTCTGAATGAACGCGCCCAAATTGACGACGATATCGGTCAAGAAGCGGCCAAGTTTGTAGCGCGTGAAATCCCTGCCCCGAGTGGGACTTTCGAAAAAAGCGATTCTCCGCTGATTCGCTGGATTGAAGAGGCGATTCAATTTGGTAGCCCCGAAACGGAGCGTGTACTGAATGCGCTAAAGCCTGCACTCCCTTTTTTGCCGTGGAAATATAATTACGAGCCGCGCCCCGATATGCCTGATTTGGGAAATCAAATGGGCTGGGGCGAAATTCTCGGCCCCGAAGCGCCGTTTCATGACGATCATTTTTGCTACGGGTTTACGCTCCTTGGCAAGAATACGTTTTACCCGGCGCATTATCACCCTGCCACGGAGCTTTACGTGGTGCTTTCGGGCCATGCCGAGTGGACTTTAGACGGCGTTTCAAAAGTCCGCAATCCGGGTGAATTTATTCTGCACCCGTCAAACCACGTACATTCCATGCAAACAAAAGACGAACCGTTGCTTGCGCTTTACACGTGGAGCGGCGAAGATGTCGTGACTCTCTCAAAGTACGTGTGA
- a CDS encoding PLP-dependent aminotransferase family protein, with protein sequence MFTYDMSKAGANSLYHYLYQCIKKDIVSGNVLAEEQLPSKRNLAQNLGISVVTVENAYAQLLAEGYIYSLPKKGFFVVDINATAEPCAQRKRKMPRTRRLRAELTDESEHINPKYIADFASNGSDIEAFPFTTWAKITREVLCERQNDLLQVSPGMGSLELRRAIARMLREFRNIQVSPEQIVIGAGTDYLYGLLVQLLGFDKCYGVEDPGWSKISKLYSQYGVKVSHIPIAAESFVDSVKKSDVDVVHISPAHHFPTGMVMPVGERYRLLSWAAESPNRYIVEDDYDSEFRMTGKPIPALQNIDVTEKVIYLNTFSKTMTSAIRLSYMVLPPHLAEKFHNKLSFYSCTVSNLDQYVMAKFIDLGYYETHINRMRNLYRAKRDMLLLAIRKSKLSNVARIYEENAGLHFILEVDTKCSDIEFCNRARFRGVNIRALSEYYFEAKPSQHRFVVNYSSVDKTNMQKAVQILASLCD encoded by the coding sequence ATGTTCACTTACGATATGTCCAAAGCGGGAGCAAACAGCCTCTACCATTACCTTTACCAATGCATCAAAAAAGATATCGTAAGCGGAAACGTCCTTGCCGAAGAACAGCTCCCTTCTAAACGTAATCTTGCGCAGAATCTTGGCATTAGCGTCGTGACGGTTGAAAACGCTTACGCCCAGCTCCTCGCCGAAGGCTACATTTACTCGCTCCCTAAAAAAGGCTTCTTTGTCGTAGACATCAACGCAACGGCGGAACCCTGTGCTCAACGCAAACGCAAGATGCCGCGTACCCGCAGGCTCCGAGCAGAACTCACCGACGAGTCAGAACATATCAACCCGAAATACATTGCCGACTTTGCAAGTAACGGTTCCGATATCGAGGCGTTCCCCTTTACCACTTGGGCAAAAATCACTCGCGAGGTCCTTTGCGAAAGGCAAAATGATTTGCTGCAAGTTTCTCCGGGAATGGGCTCGCTAGAACTTCGCCGAGCCATTGCCCGCATGCTCCGCGAATTCAGAAATATCCAGGTATCGCCCGAACAGATTGTCATTGGCGCCGGAACCGATTACCTTTATGGTTTGCTAGTACAATTGCTCGGATTTGACAAGTGCTATGGCGTAGAAGACCCGGGATGGAGTAAAATATCAAAACTGTACAGCCAATACGGCGTCAAGGTGAGTCACATTCCCATTGCGGCAGAAAGTTTCGTAGACTCCGTCAAGAAATCCGACGTCGATGTCGTACATATTTCGCCGGCGCACCATTTCCCGACCGGGATGGTGATGCCTGTCGGCGAACGCTATCGCCTGCTCAGTTGGGCTGCCGAATCCCCCAATCGCTACATCGTTGAAGATGACTATGACAGCGAATTCCGCATGACCGGAAAGCCCATCCCCGCATTACAGAACATCGATGTCACCGAGAAGGTGATTTACCTGAATACCTTTTCCAAAACGATGACTTCTGCGATTCGCCTCAGTTATATGGTGCTCCCGCCGCATCTTGCCGAGAAATTCCATAACAAACTTTCGTTCTATTCGTGTACGGTTTCGAACCTAGACCAATATGTAATGGCAAAATTCATCGATCTCGGTTACTACGAGACGCACATCAATCGCATGCGCAATCTGTACCGAGCCAAGCGCGATATGCTCCTGTTGGCTATCCGCAAAAGCAAACTTTCAAATGTCGCCCGAATTTACGAAGAAAATGCCGGACTCCACTTTATCTTGGAAGTGGACACGAAATGTTCCGATATTGAATTCTGCAACCGCGCCCGATTTCGCGGGGTAAACATCCGCGCCCTTTCGGAGTATTATTTTGAGGCGAAGCCGTCACAGCACAGGTTTGTCGTGAACTATTCGTCGGTCGATAAAACGAACATGCAAAAAGCGGTGCAGATACTTGCGAGCCTGTGCGACTAA
- the pdxS gene encoding pyridoxal 5'-phosphate synthase lyase subunit PdxS gives MSDQNRYELNKNLAQMLKGGVIMDVTTPEQAKIAEAAGAAAVMALERIPADIRAAGGVSRMSDPKMIKGIQDAVSIPVMAKCRIGHFAEAQILQAIEIDYIDESEVLSPADDIFHINKREFDVPFVCGAKDLGEALRRIEEGASMIRTKGEPGTGDIVQAVRHMRLMNQEIARISSMREDELFNRAKELQVSYDLVRFVHDHKKLPVVNFAAGGVATPADAALMMQLGAEGVFVGSGIFKSGNPAKRAAAIVQAVTNYTDAKLIAKLSEDLGEAMVGINEQEIALLMAERGK, from the coding sequence ATGTCTGACCAGAATCGTTACGAACTCAACAAGAACCTTGCCCAAATGCTCAAGGGTGGCGTCATTATGGATGTGACAACCCCCGAACAGGCCAAAATTGCCGAAGCCGCTGGGGCCGCCGCCGTGATGGCATTGGAACGCATTCCTGCCGACATCCGTGCCGCGGGCGGTGTATCGCGCATGAGCGACCCCAAGATGATTAAGGGCATTCAGGATGCAGTCTCTATCCCGGTCATGGCCAAATGCCGTATTGGCCACTTTGCCGAAGCGCAAATTTTGCAGGCTATCGAGATTGACTACATTGACGAAAGCGAAGTGCTCTCTCCTGCCGACGACATTTTCCACATCAATAAGCGAGAATTTGATGTGCCGTTCGTTTGCGGCGCGAAGGATTTGGGCGAAGCGCTGCGCCGTATCGAAGAAGGCGCATCGATGATCCGTACCAAGGGCGAGCCGGGTACGGGCGACATCGTCCAGGCCGTACGACACATGCGCCTGATGAACCAGGAAATCGCCCGCATTTCGAGCATGCGCGAAGACGAACTCTTTAACCGTGCCAAGGAACTCCAGGTGTCGTACGACCTGGTGCGCTTCGTTCACGACCACAAGAAACTCCCCGTGGTGAACTTCGCTGCCGGTGGTGTCGCCACCCCCGCCGATGCCGCCCTCATGATGCAACTCGGTGCCGAAGGCGTTTTCGTAGGCTCCGGAATCTTCAAGTCGGGCAACCCCGCCAAGCGTGCCGCCGCCATTGTGCAGGCAGTTACCAATTACACCGATGCAAAGCTTATCGCCAAGCTCTCTGAAGACTTGGGCGAAGCCATGGTCGGTATCAACGAACAGGAAATCGCGCTGCTGATGGCCGAAAGGGGAAAGTAA
- the pdxT gene encoding pyridoxal 5'-phosphate synthase glutaminase subunit PdxT, translated as MGINKPQIGVLAVQGAFIEHERILKSLGAEVFEIRQLRDLDRHLDGLVLPGGESTVQGKLLHDLGLFEPLRKKIVEGLPVLATCAGAILLAEKIAGENKAHFATLPAIIRRNAYGRQLGSFFTENEVAHVGKVPQTFIRAPFFESVGEGVEVLSRTASSNTADAPEQIVAVRYKNQIALSFHPELNSDTSIHQYFLKLVG; from the coding sequence ATGGGAATTAACAAACCGCAAATTGGCGTACTCGCGGTGCAGGGGGCGTTCATTGAACATGAACGTATCCTCAAATCGCTGGGCGCCGAAGTATTTGAAATCAGGCAGTTACGCGACCTTGACCGCCATTTAGACGGTCTCGTACTCCCCGGTGGCGAAAGCACCGTGCAAGGGAAACTGCTCCATGACTTAGGGCTTTTCGAGCCTCTTCGTAAAAAGATTGTCGAAGGCCTGCCCGTACTCGCAACATGTGCCGGCGCAATCCTCCTTGCCGAAAAAATTGCAGGCGAAAACAAGGCGCATTTCGCGACACTCCCCGCCATTATTCGCAGAAATGCTTACGGAAGGCAGCTTGGCAGTTTCTTTACGGAAAACGAAGTCGCGCACGTCGGAAAGGTTCCGCAGACCTTTATTCGCGCGCCCTTCTTTGAATCGGTCGGCGAAGGCGTCGAAGTCCTTTCGCGTACGGCAAGTTCGAATACTGCAGATGCTCCCGAGCAAATCGTTGCCGTTCGCTACAAGAACCAGATTGCACTTTCGTTTCACCCGGAACTCAATAGCGACACAAGTATTCACCAGTATTTTTTGAAGCTAGTGGGATGA
- the bioB gene encoding biotin synthase BioB, which yields MINRQAALEILNANADSLPNLIEQAYQLRTKYKGNRVSIQLLTNVRSGNCTQNCAYCAQSRDSAAPIEKYRYVEDKKLYGDNDLVDEMHLARHCIGLSGIRFADDDIEKLAERIRKMKKNDTQICCSIGFLTEKQALILKEAGLNRINHNLNSSRRFYPSICTTHTYQERIDNLKMLKGLGFEICSGGIIGMGETPEDVVDMLFELLEINPDSVPINFLLPVEGTRLAERDISALTPEYCIKVLCLARLMLPKSDIRCAAGREVYFKGHEKTLFKVADSIFASGYLTEGGQSLEETFRTIEAAGFTWQVESESSH from the coding sequence ATGATAAACAGACAAGCCGCTCTTGAAATTTTGAACGCGAACGCAGATTCGTTACCGAATCTTATTGAACAGGCATATCAGCTGCGTACCAAGTACAAAGGCAACCGCGTAAGCATTCAGTTGCTCACCAATGTCCGCAGCGGAAACTGCACGCAGAACTGCGCCTATTGTGCCCAGTCGCGCGATTCTGCAGCTCCGATTGAAAAGTATCGTTATGTAGAAGACAAAAAGCTGTATGGCGACAACGATCTCGTTGACGAAATGCATTTGGCGAGGCACTGTATCGGGCTCAGCGGCATCCGATTTGCAGACGACGATATCGAAAAACTTGCCGAGCGCATCCGCAAGATGAAAAAGAACGATACGCAAATCTGCTGTTCCATCGGGTTCCTGACCGAAAAGCAGGCGTTGATTCTCAAAGAGGCAGGCCTCAACCGCATCAATCACAACCTGAACAGCAGCCGTCGTTTTTACCCGAGCATCTGCACCACGCACACTTACCAGGAACGCATCGACAACCTGAAAATGCTGAAGGGCCTCGGCTTTGAAATTTGCTCCGGCGGCATCATCGGCATGGGCGAAACGCCCGAAGATGTGGTGGACATGCTTTTTGAACTGCTGGAGATTAATCCGGACTCGGTGCCGATCAACTTCTTGTTGCCGGTAGAAGGCACACGCCTTGCGGAGCGCGACATTTCGGCACTGACGCCCGAATACTGCATCAAGGTGCTTTGCCTTGCGCGTCTCATGCTTCCGAAATCGGATATCCGCTGCGCCGCCGGCCGCGAAGTGTATTTCAAGGGTCACGAAAAGACGCTCTTCAAGGTAGCCGACTCTATTTTTGCGTCAGGCTACCTCACCGAAGGCGGCCAGAGCCTCGAAGAAACATTCCGCACTATCGAGGCGGCAGGCTTCACCTGGCAAGTGGAAAGCGAATCATCCCACTAG
- a CDS encoding DsrE/DsrF/DrsH-like family protein yields the protein MSEVKKILAKDFHKIDSKNSTLLDVREPSESIVRPVSGAILIPFFELSKKIDSIPKDKPVYVFCSTGDRSEEVAEILADRDYDVYNVEGGLEAVPKVHFVDAKGLKCPGPIVKVDEAVKSVAVGEEVQVEATEKAFFSDVEVWCQRTGNELKSLIEKDGVIYATIVKRNAPQSLEKKDFEHGKTFVVFSGDLDKAIASFIMANGAAAMGRPVTMFFTFWGVSILRRPEKVRVKKSLIGKMFGFMMPRGSKKLGLSRMNFGGIGAKMIRAVMKQNGVSSLEELIESARQKGVKFVACQMSMELMGITAEELIDGVELGGVATMLGSTEKSDLTYFI from the coding sequence ATGTCCGAAGTCAAAAAAATTCTTGCAAAAGATTTTCACAAGATTGATTCCAAAAACTCAACCTTGTTGGATGTTCGCGAACCGAGCGAGTCCATTGTACGTCCCGTAAGTGGGGCTATTCTAATTCCATTTTTTGAGTTGTCCAAGAAGATAGACAGTATTCCGAAAGACAAGCCTGTTTACGTGTTCTGTTCTACGGGAGATCGTTCCGAAGAGGTTGCCGAAATTCTCGCCGATCGCGATTACGACGTGTACAATGTAGAAGGCGGGCTTGAAGCTGTCCCGAAAGTGCATTTCGTGGATGCCAAGGGCCTCAAGTGCCCGGGCCCCATCGTGAAGGTGGACGAAGCGGTCAAAAGCGTGGCCGTTGGCGAAGAAGTCCAGGTGGAAGCGACCGAGAAAGCATTTTTCTCGGATGTGGAAGTCTGGTGCCAGCGTACCGGCAACGAGTTGAAATCGCTCATCGAAAAAGACGGCGTAATCTATGCGACCATCGTGAAACGGAATGCGCCCCAGTCTCTCGAAAAAAAAGATTTTGAGCACGGCAAGACTTTTGTCGTATTCAGCGGCGATTTGGATAAGGCGATAGCCTCTTTCATTATGGCGAATGGTGCTGCCGCGATGGGCCGCCCGGTCACGATGTTCTTTACCTTCTGGGGTGTAAGCATTTTGCGCAGGCCCGAAAAGGTGCGCGTCAAGAAATCGCTCATCGGAAAAATGTTTGGATTCATGATGCCCCGCGGTTCCAAGAAGCTCGGGCTTTCGCGCATGAACTTTGGCGGAATCGGCGCCAAGATGATTCGCGCGGTCATGAAGCAGAACGGCGTTTCTTCGCTAGAAGAACTTATTGAAAGCGCAAGGCAGAAGGGCGTGAAGTTTGTCGCCTGCCAGATGTCGATGGAACTCATGGGCATCACTGCCGAAGAGCTGATTGACGGCGTGGAACTTGGCGGCGTTGCGACCATGCTCGGCTCCACCGAAAAGTCCGACTTGACGTATTTTATTTAA
- a CDS encoding guanosine polyphosphate pyrophosphohydrolase encodes MITLNDYLYSGNTVLKILHQYSNDLRNGAKETRNSIDLAHSNFLIQIIELLEHNDFLTSQSQRIKEFYKFMTREYPFLAFTFKGRIKSLIRAEEKFNGYILEYIYGYYKKNGKFPTEAEIKSKLNFRDLIAYRIVISMPVCHIKKGENRREVEEKYLYEIANVLPEFLEERGFTAEITKYTEDGHSELLNEQVRPYYHDSVAFPRSSGYQSLHIIFYDNLARCFTEVQLRTKDMDDFAEIGEANHFGYEKTQEARRSKHDEIPSGECVYFDEAYERLTKLQEIELANVDVNMFKAINNQLINDGCGLFRGRQILPFEHLSRFQNDLID; translated from the coding sequence ATGATTACGCTGAACGACTACTTGTATTCCGGAAACACGGTGCTGAAAATTTTGCACCAGTATTCTAACGACCTCAGGAATGGTGCGAAGGAAACGCGCAACAGCATCGACCTTGCGCATTCGAATTTTCTGATTCAGATTATTGAATTGCTGGAGCACAATGACTTTTTGACTTCGCAGTCTCAGCGGATCAAGGAATTCTACAAGTTCATGACGCGGGAATACCCGTTCTTGGCTTTTACTTTCAAGGGTCGCATTAAGTCGCTGATTCGCGCCGAAGAAAAATTCAATGGATACATCCTTGAATACATTTACGGCTACTACAAAAAAAACGGGAAGTTCCCGACAGAAGCCGAAATCAAGAGCAAGCTGAACTTTCGCGACTTGATTGCTTACCGCATTGTGATTTCGATGCCGGTTTGCCACATTAAAAAGGGCGAGAATCGCCGCGAAGTAGAAGAAAAGTATCTGTACGAAATCGCGAACGTGCTGCCGGAATTCTTGGAAGAGCGCGGCTTTACGGCAGAGATCACGAAGTACACGGAAGACGGTCATTCGGAATTGTTGAATGAACAAGTGCGGCCGTATTACCACGATTCGGTGGCATTCCCGAGGAGTTCGGGCTACCAGTCGCTGCATATTATTTTCTACGACAATCTAGCCCGCTGCTTTACCGAGGTGCAGTTGCGCACCAAGGACATGGATGACTTTGCCGAAATCGGCGAGGCGAACCATTTTGGCTATGAGAAAACGCAAGAGGCGCGCCGCAGCAAGCACGACGAGATTCCGAGCGGCGAATGCGTGTATTTTGACGAGGCTTACGAACGCCTGACAAAATTGCAGGAAATCGAGCTCGCGAATGTAGACGTGAACATGTTCAAGGCTATCAACAACCAGCTAATAAACGACGGTTGCGGTCTTTTCCGCGGTCGGCAAATTTTGCCGTTCGAGCATCTATCGCGCTTCCAGAATGATTTGATTGACTGA
- a CDS encoding HD domain-containing protein — protein MSLTVERAKEISKGHVTEESLVIHSLNVCYAMGAMAKHFGEDVEHWQAVGYLHDYDYQEFPEEHLQHTEKELLAQGVSEEDVRAILAHGFEIVNQVEPKTNMEKSLFTVDELTGIIQACARMRPNGILDLEVKSFIKKFKDKKFAAKCNRDYILKGCALLGMDVKDVAAICIEGMREHAAEIGLAGNAA, from the coding sequence ATGAGCCTGACCGTCGAACGCGCAAAAGAAATCAGCAAGGGCCACGTGACCGAAGAATCGCTGGTCATCCATTCCCTCAACGTATGCTACGCCATGGGCGCCATGGCCAAACACTTCGGCGAAGACGTTGAACACTGGCAAGCCGTGGGCTATCTGCATGATTACGACTACCAGGAATTCCCCGAAGAACACCTGCAGCACACCGAAAAGGAACTGCTCGCGCAGGGCGTCTCCGAAGAAGACGTGCGCGCCATTTTGGCACACGGCTTTGAAATCGTGAACCAGGTGGAACCCAAGACCAACATGGAAAAGAGCCTGTTCACCGTCGACGAACTCACCGGAATCATCCAGGCCTGCGCGAGAATGCGCCCCAACGGCATCCTGGATCTGGAAGTGAAAAGCTTCATTAAGAAGTTCAAGGACAAGAAATTCGCCGCCAAGTGCAACCGCGACTACATCCTGAAAGGCTGCGCCCTGCTCGGCATGGACGTGAAAGACGTCGCCGCCATCTGCATCGAGGGCATGCGCGAACACGCCGCCGAAATCGGCCTAGCAGGGAACGCCGCGTAA
- a CDS encoding ABC transporter permease, whose product MRTFTKYLSKFSGILFLLFLLGIWLLISCGPEWDSQYLFPSPKAIFKALFDSREELLRSAGASLLKLVPAYLVASIVGISIGIVSGSVPWVSNMLKPISRFAAPIPPNVYIPYAIAILPTFYLSSTFIIFIAAFWPIYLNTAAGAAEIPEKYKRNAAIIGIGKFEYLWRIALVASLPSIFSGLSVGMGLSFIMLTVAELFGENTGLGHFVQFYADYSDYPNMVAGILWTGIVVLAIMELFELVKRKLLFWTKAN is encoded by the coding sequence ATGAGAACCTTTACAAAATACTTATCCAAGTTTTCAGGAATCCTTTTTCTTCTCTTCTTGTTAGGAATTTGGCTGCTGATCAGTTGCGGCCCGGAATGGGACAGTCAATACCTGTTCCCGTCTCCTAAGGCGATATTTAAGGCCCTCTTTGATTCACGTGAAGAACTTTTGCGCAGTGCGGGAGCGTCCCTCTTGAAACTTGTCCCCGCATATTTGGTGGCATCGATTGTCGGAATCTCTATCGGAATTGTTTCCGGTTCCGTTCCATGGGTATCGAACATGCTAAAACCTATTTCCAGGTTTGCGGCCCCCATTCCCCCCAACGTCTACATTCCTTACGCGATAGCGATTCTTCCGACGTTCTACCTGTCTTCGACATTCATCATTTTTATTGCCGCCTTTTGGCCCATCTACTTGAATACGGCTGCCGGCGCCGCCGAAATCCCCGAAAAATACAAGCGTAACGCCGCCATCATCGGAATCGGAAAGTTTGAATACTTGTGGAGAATCGCCCTTGTAGCAAGCCTTCCCTCGATATTTTCGGGACTATCTGTAGGTATGGGGCTTTCGTTCATCATGCTCACCGTGGCTGAACTTTTCGGCGAAAATACGGGGCTCGGTCACTTTGTGCAATTTTACGCGGACTATTCCGATTACCCCAACATGGTTGCAGGCATTCTCTGGACAGGCATTGTGGTGCTTGCGATTATGGAACTGTTTGAACTTGTTAAACGCAAGCTCCTGTTCTGGACAAAAGCGAATTAG